tttgatttgtttgggCAAAGATTCGTCTATTTTAGTTTCAGCATATGTGTTTAAGTCACCGCAAACATTTTTCTTACATTCAGTTATTTCTGTAGTACCAACATCATATCTCATGCGAGACTCCTTTGGCTTAGAGCGTACGAGTTGGTTTAATTGCTTTGCATATAACAAATGTTCAGATGCCTCCACTTGATGCATTCGATCACTTTCGAAAAAATGTGTGCTGGTTTGATTTGAAAAATTGTTGCCCTTTAAATATGCTTCTTTTACATCTGTGCCACTTTCAGGTTGTCTGTTGTACGGATTTACTGGCAAACTATTTTTAACTGGTCTAGTAGGTAGCCGATTATTGTCAATAACGACGGATTGTGACTGAAAAGAGCTTGGTTGTACATTTTGATCAACACTATCGGGACCACCAGGAAACAAATACGGATTTCTTGCTCGTTTTACGGGTTTCTGTGTTTCATTTGATATGCACGTAGAACAGCTacaaaaggtaaaacaaagaataaaatgacgtatttttacaaaagtttttcttTGTATCGGAATACTAACCTAGTAACGGATTCCATGTCAGAATCACTAAGGTTATCGCAAGAGCTTTCTACTACTGGACCTTCATTAGCAGACAGTTGGGCAACCATGGGATCTCCTAAGTACATGCGATGTAAGATAAACACATATGgacatttttaatgtttttagaaTTCACCTGATTTTAACAGTTGTTCCAAGTTTGTAAGttcgttgtttaaaattgatattttttgacaatttaAGTTTTGTCGGATTTGTTTCCTCGTGTGATTTATTGGAACTGTTTCTCTCGTTTCCAAGTTCATTGCGTGATAGCATTCCGATACCAAAGTGTAAGAAAGCGCCATTATCTTTTGTGCGATcctaataaataattgaacaaACCGGAAAATgtcctgtaaaacaaaactagtataaaaaaacttacttaacATGTCAAAATTGCCTGCTTTAGCGTAGGGCACCTGTATTGCATAAAATAATAGATGCGTCATCATTAAAGCTTCAAATAACAATGTAGTGCGATTAGTATTTAGTAACCGCATATTGAAAGCAatctacaaaatataattcattCTTAACCTGTTTTTTGTAGGAAACTGCCTGTTTTTTTAGATGGTTTGACATCTGAAAAAGTTGTTCAACATTTTCGACCAACTGTAGTCCGATAGTTTGTAGAGAAGGAACAGATTGCAAGAAGAATGTTTCCATTTTAGCACTTTTAGACAGCCTGTCCACTAAGTTACGTGCTGCATATACGGCAAGTAAAACATCGGTCCGCCTAAAAAGGTATGTTTTAtgaaaagtttatatatatatagtagagtgggaaagatttttgcttttttgatATAGGACGTGTTTTATTCAGCATTgcttaacaaatttaatacttAACAATGGTATATAGTATTGACCACGTATTTTGTTGGGCCTtgagaatactgtcgaataacaCTTACATTATTTGTCTATCATTGAAAGGGTACCGGAAAATGAGAGTTTTTAAAAAGGCACGTCTCACGAGTACCGTCCATCCGGTGttctactatatagtaggatgggggaagatgggacaccttcggcgcataatatccgaatattctgatcgtgttttgaacaattaacaacggtctatgagagtcttgagcatatagttttataattctttgaaagttccttgtttactacattggacgagaaaatagagttaaaatgtgtccaaACGtcccccacaccactatacattttatttaaaagcaatCATGCGTAATCTTACTGTTCCGGATGAATAGCGTCTCTCATAACATGATGGATTTGTCGAGCCAATCGAGTAACAACAGTTtggttaacatttttttctctcATAGCCATTCCTCTATGATTACGAGATTCTATTAAAACTCCGTTGATCATGTTAAAGCAGCACTCTCTGTCTTCATTATTCAGTTTTGAAACAAGGCCCTTATAAACATAATCATTTGTAACTATTACTGGTCACATACCTATTAGgcttacatttttttggtCAAGTATAGACTTACTgctaataaaattaaacgtttATTACATAACCCCCTATTAAGTTATAACTTGGTTTAAAATGATCTGGTTAACATATAGTGTAAACACAAGaaataacttacattaatGGTATGAATGATGGTTTTTCTTGCCGTTGGTTTATTTACAACAGTATTTTGAGCAATTGAATATGATCGATAGGGTGGTGACGCCATATACATTGATTCCTgcacaataataaatattttgctgtTAGATCTACGAATGTATTCTAAAGTAAAAAGCCCAAATTGAATCTCACATTGCTTACAGTGTCATCATCGGGATCACAAGAAATGTTTCTGGTGTTGTCTAAAAGACTTTCAAGATCAGCAATTTTCAACTTGATTTGCTGTATTACCTTTTTGgtataatatgattttattaaaactacttttattaaaactactaTTTATAGCAACGAAACATAAttgcattattattatttagtttggacaagacacttaataattaCTTTAAGCCTTTGGTCActtattgttatttgttattgCTCACCCTTTCTTGCCTTTTAATGTCATTTGCATGACAATCATAATCACCCAATACTGATAAGGTTCCATCCGACAACACAGTAGAACCTCTTAcctaaaatcatttttttgttagttaGGATCGCTGTTTTTCAGTTACAGAAATCGACCTACCCCCGTATATTCTGATGAACTTTGTTCGTTTAACCGCCTAAAACTCAATTCTGATGGTACGCTTTCATCATAATGTCCAACATTCGAGGCACTATCAATTGGTTCAACGGCGTCTCTTTCCAAAGCAGATACCATACTAAACATTATTAAATCAAACTATATTTTCTAACATTATGCAAAGTTTGGAGTAGCCTACCTTTTGTAATAATGTTGCAATTCGCTTTTTTGAGCTGATAAATGTTGTTTCCAGTCTTGAAGTATACCGCATAGTTGGTATGTTGACGTTTCGTCTACTGAAGATGCCCCATACACATTATTATCTGTGTAGGTGTTCGTATCGCTAGATACCCTGAccaaaagtaatatataattGTCAATCAAAAATAAAGGTCACAGTGAAAAATCTTGagaattaaatatgtttatgcaGAAATTACCGTCGAGAAATTCGTCTCCAATGTGTTATTCTTGCACAAACCACTTTCACATAATATTGAAGATTTAGAATTGgcaggttggggtaaagaAAGTGGCATGCTCTTCGTTCTTGGTAGGGTACGCGGAGGCGAGCGTTGTTCTTCAACATTGTGTCCTATAATGTTCagataattttgttttatacggTAACAGGAAGAattctgattttaaatatctCTCTACTATATAGGTGTCGGGGTCCATATACATTTTCGGATCAACATCACTTAACAAAGTGGTCAAGACAAATTGAATTACCggttatcatttttttattcataatttgTTAAGAAAAATGCTTTCGTTTTGTCAGCCGACTATCACAAGTTTGTACGTGTTTAAAGCTGTTACTTGATATGTTTatagtttattaattttaatatcaaCAGCTAATATGGCATAGAGTTGGCAAAAATATTACGGCTTAGAATTCGTTTACAAAATCCAAATTGCATCACTGCAAACCACAgattcattttttgttatgaGAAAAAGTTGTTCATAATGTAGTAGAATGGGTTAAAATgggaattttatttaaatctgatgatagataaaaacaaaagttacagtattattcgacagtatccCCACAACCCAACAAAGTTCGAGAAATACACGCCTTTAAAGAATAGATAAAAGTGaactatttaaaactaaagtaaaaaacaGCTTGCCTGCAATATTTTCAGACTTTGTACTTCCGTTTAAATTTTCCACATGATTTGCGGagttctaaaaataaaacatattagaaatatattagTTCAAATAACCTATCTTACTTCATCAGAAGAATTTGCAGAAACTTCCGTTTGACTTTTATTTCCAGATCTTTCACTTGTGTATTGCAATGATTCATAGGctgaaattaattaaaataacttgcaacaaatcaatgtttttaaacttttacaatattttactttgggGTGGCGGAGAAGGAGGATGAGGAGGAGAAGGAGGAGGAGGAGCTTTTcgttttattgtttgtgtaTCGTTGTAAATCACGTTAATGTTTTTCTGCTAAACAAATTCTAGGTaatgatttaaatttcaaattctaggtaatgattaaaaaaggaaatgcTGTTAATATTCAGCACCTTTGCGTTGTCGGGTCGAACTGATTCGTTTAAGTTATTTTGCTGCCAATATGCCTTTTCACCGGTTCCGTTGCTGTAAAACAACaagttgtgtttaaacatGAATAGTATATACCGATGATGGcttaataaattttacctgTCCAAAAACTCCCCGGTATGATGGTTAATCATCCAACCAAGTGGCACATCATTCGATCTCAGACTGTTGTGCTACAAATATTTAAGCGTTATTCCTTCTTTGTAGAGTTATTAGACataatgttttctttgtttttatttacatcaTACATTTCGTGTATTAATGTGTTAAACGCTGAATGTTTGTCAGTTTCAGGCCATggtaatatatttacatatatgtgATAATTCGTTAATTTATAAGTATGCACATTAAACAGTATATTGTGAACCTTGCCCAAGAAGTTGTTGCCCTAGCGTGTTTTACCGC
This genomic interval from Ciona intestinalis unplaced genomic scaffold, KH HT000476.1, whole genome shotgun sequence contains the following:
- the LOC100182321 gene encoding uncharacterized protein LOC100182321 isoform X3, producing MLKNNARLRVPYQERRACHFLYPNLPILNLQYYVKVVCARITHWRRISRRVSSDTNTYTDNNVYGASSVDETSTYQLCGILQDWKQHLSAQKSELQHYYKSMVSALERDAVEPIDSASNVGHYDESVPSELSFRRLNEQSSSEYTGVRGSTVLSDGTLSVLGDYDCHANDIKRQERESMYMASPPYRSYSIAQNTVVNKPTARKTIIHTINGLVSKLNNEDRECCFNMINGVLIESRNHRGMAMREKNVNQTVVTRLARQIHHVMRDAIHPEQRTDVLLAVYAARNLVDRLSKSAKMETFFLQSVPSLQTIGLQLVENVEQLFQMSNHLKKQAVSYKKQDIFRFVQLFIRIAQKIMALSYTLVSECYHAMNLETRETVPINHTRKQIRQNLNCQKISILNNELTNLEQLLKSGDPMVAQLSANEGPVVESSCDNLSDSDMESVTSCSTCISNETQKPVKRARNPYLFPGGPDSVDQNVQPSSFQSQSVVIDNNRLPTRPVKNSLPVNPYNRQPESGTDVKEAYLKGNNFSNQTSTHFFESDRMHQVEASEHLLYAKQLNQLVRSKPKESRMRYDVGTTEITECKKNVCGDLNTYAETKIDESLPKQIKKEKQHTNVKKETVSSSYNNNETFCSGDGSQLNQTEPKEDSASCVKKGEEGDYDALCTLSMKGELSEGTEHEVAKNPDLKLKLKDERNVLEE
- the LOC100182321 gene encoding uncharacterized protein LOC100182321 isoform X2, producing the protein MLKNNARLRVPYQERRACHFLYPNLPILNLQYYVKVVCARITHWRRISRRVSSDTNTYTDNNVYGASSVDETSTYQLCGILQDWKQHLSAQKSELQHYYKSMVSALERDAVEPIDSASNVGHYDESVPSELSFRRLNEQSSSEYTGVRGSTVLSDGTLSVLGDYDCHANDIKRQERVIQQIKLKIADLESLLDNTRNISCDPDDDTESMYMASPPYRSYSIAQNTVVNKPTARKTIIHTINGLVSKLNNEDRECCFNMINGVLIESRNHRGMAMREKNVNQTVVTRLARQIHHVMRDAIHPEQRTDVLLAVYAARNLVDRLSKSAKMETFFLQSVPSLQTIGLQLVENVEQLFQMSNHLKKQAVSYKKQDIFRFVQLFIRIAQKIMALSYTLVSECYHAMNLETRETVPINHTRKQIRQNLNCQKISILNNELTNLEQLLKSGDPMVAQLSANEGPVVESSCDNLSDSDMESVTSCSTCISNETQKPVKRARNPYLFPGGPDSVDQNVQPSSFQSQSVVIDNNRLPTRPVKNSLPVNPYNRQPESGTDVKEAYLKGNNFSNQTSTHFFESDRMHQVEASEHLLYAKQLNQLVRSKPKESRMRYDVGTTEITECKKNVCGDLNTYAETKIDESLPKQIKKEKQHTNVKKETVSSSYNNNETFCSGDGSQLNQTEPKEDSASCVKKGEEGDYDALCTLSMKGELSEGTEHEVAKNPDLKLKLKDERNVLEE
- the LOC100182321 gene encoding uncharacterized protein LOC100182321 isoform X1, translated to MLKNNARLRVPYQERRACHFLYPNLPILNLQYYVKVVCARITHWRRISRRVSSDTNTYTDNNVYGASSVDETSTYQLCGILQDWKQHLSAQKSELQHYYKSMVSALERDAVEPIDSASNVGHYDESVPSELSFRRLNEQSSSEYTGVRGSTVLSDGTLSVLGDYDCHANDIKRQERVIQQIKLKIADLESLLDNTRNISCDPDDDTVSNESMYMASPPYRSYSIAQNTVVNKPTARKTIIHTINGLVSKLNNEDRECCFNMINGVLIESRNHRGMAMREKNVNQTVVTRLARQIHHVMRDAIHPEQRTDVLLAVYAARNLVDRLSKSAKMETFFLQSVPSLQTIGLQLVENVEQLFQMSNHLKKQAVSYKKQDIFRFVQLFIRIAQKIMALSYTLVSECYHAMNLETRETVPINHTRKQIRQNLNCQKISILNNELTNLEQLLKSGDPMVAQLSANEGPVVESSCDNLSDSDMESVTSCSTCISNETQKPVKRARNPYLFPGGPDSVDQNVQPSSFQSQSVVIDNNRLPTRPVKNSLPVNPYNRQPESGTDVKEAYLKGNNFSNQTSTHFFESDRMHQVEASEHLLYAKQLNQLVRSKPKESRMRYDVGTTEITECKKNVCGDLNTYAETKIDESLPKQIKKEKQHTNVKKETVSSSYNNNETFCSGDGSQLNQTEPKEDSASCVKKGEEGDYDALCTLSMKGELSEGTEHEVAKNPDLKLKLKDERNVLEE